A genomic region of Chryseobacterium sp. KACC 21268 contains the following coding sequences:
- the glmM gene encoding phosphoglucosamine mutase: protein MSLIKSISGIRGTIGGKVNDNLTPLDVVKFASAFGTWLQNNKNKKDLTLVIGRDARISGQMVSSLVASTLQGLGINVVDLGLSTTPTVEIMVPELKADGGIILTASHNPKQWNALKLLNDKGEFISGENGAEVLALAENEDFDYAEVDDLGKYETRDDAFDIHIKQILDLPTVDVEAIKAKKFKVVLDAVNSTGGISIPPLLEKLGVEVIKLYCEPNGQFPHNPEPLKEHLGDICELVIKEKADMGIVVDPDVDRLALVDERGEMFGEEYTLVAVADYLLKDKKGVAISNLSSSRALRDVANGLDSEYFASAVGEVNVVTLMKEKNAVIGGEGNGGIIYPELHYGRDSLVGVALFLTHLAKENKTVSELRATYPSYFMGKKKIELTPDIDVDALLIKVQEEYKNEEISTVDGVKIDFPENWVHLRKSNTEPIIRIYTEAFSQEEADKLGDDMIAKIRSLI, encoded by the coding sequence ATGTCATTAATAAAATCAATCTCCGGAATCCGAGGAACTATCGGCGGAAAAGTAAATGATAACCTGACGCCTCTTGACGTGGTGAAATTTGCTTCTGCTTTCGGCACTTGGCTTCAGAACAATAAAAATAAAAAAGATTTAACGCTTGTCATAGGTCGCGATGCGAGAATTTCCGGTCAAATGGTTTCTTCTCTTGTTGCTTCAACTTTGCAAGGTTTAGGAATCAATGTGGTGGATTTGGGACTTTCCACAACGCCGACTGTCGAAATTATGGTTCCTGAACTGAAAGCTGACGGCGGAATCATCCTGACCGCTTCTCACAATCCAAAACAATGGAACGCTTTGAAATTGCTTAATGACAAAGGCGAATTCATAAGTGGCGAAAATGGTGCAGAAGTTTTGGCTTTGGCAGAAAATGAAGATTTCGATTATGCGGAAGTGGATGATTTGGGGAAATATGAAACCAGAGACGACGCTTTTGACATTCACATCAAACAAATTTTAGATTTACCAACTGTAGATGTTGAGGCGATAAAAGCTAAGAAATTCAAAGTTGTGCTTGATGCTGTAAATTCTACCGGCGGAATTTCTATTCCACCACTTTTGGAGAAATTGGGAGTTGAAGTGATTAAACTTTATTGCGAACCAAACGGACAGTTTCCTCACAATCCAGAACCTTTGAAAGAGCATCTTGGCGACATCTGCGAATTGGTCATCAAGGAGAAAGCGGATATGGGAATCGTGGTTGACCCAGATGTTGACAGACTGGCTTTGGTGGACGAAAGGGGCGAAATGTTTGGCGAAGAATACACGTTGGTTGCCGTTGCAGATTACCTTTTGAAAGATAAAAAAGGCGTGGCAATTTCCAATCTTTCCTCCAGCCGAGCATTGAGAGATGTGGCGAATGGACTTGATTCAGAATATTTTGCAAGTGCTGTTGGAGAAGTGAATGTGGTAACCTTAATGAAAGAAAAAAATGCGGTAATCGGTGGTGAAGGAAATGGCGGAATCATTTATCCAGAGCTTCATTACGGAAGAGATTCTTTGGTTGGCGTTGCTTTATTTTTGACTCATTTGGCAAAAGAAAACAAAACGGTTTCTGAATTGAGAGCAACATACCCAAGTTATTTTATGGGTAAAAAGAAAATAGAATTGACGCCGGATATCGATGTTGATGCTTTATTAATCAAAGTTCAGGAAGAATATAAAAACGAAGAAATATCAACCGTTGACGGTGTGAAAATCGACTTCCCTGAAAACTGGGTTCACCTCAGAAAATCAAATACAGAACCTATTATCAGAATTTATACGGAGGCATTTTCTCAGGAAGAAGCTGACAAATTGGGCGATGATATGATTGCGAAGATTAGAAGTTTGATATAA
- the rpmA gene encoding 50S ribosomal protein L27, translating into MAHKKGVGSSKNGRESHSKRLGVKIFGGQDAIAGNIIIRQRGTQHHPGENVGMGKDHTLHALVDGKVVFRKKANNRSFVSIEPNA; encoded by the coding sequence ATGGCACATAAGAAAGGAGTTGGTAGTTCCAAAAACGGTAGAGAATCTCATTCCAAAAGATTGGGCGTGAAGATTTTCGGAGGACAAGACGCTATTGCTGGTAACATCATCATCAGACAAAGAGGTACTCAGCATCACCCAGGTGAAAATGTTGGGATGGGTAAAGATCACACTTTGCACGCTCTTGTGGATGGTAAAGTTGTTTTCAGAAAGAAAGCTAACAACAGATCATTTGTATCTATTGAACCAAACGCATAA
- a CDS encoding FeoA family protein — protein MQNKHPDKLCCFPKNKLGKITGYDNDDLQMPTKILEMGLLPETSFQILYQAPFNGPLYIEYGSEKTRVALREQEAKFIKVEVLG, from the coding sequence TTGCAAAACAAACATCCTGATAAATTGTGCTGCTTCCCCAAAAACAAATTGGGAAAGATCACAGGCTACGACAATGATGACCTGCAGATGCCTACAAAAATACTGGAAATGGGACTTCTGCCGGAAACCTCATTTCAAATTCTCTATCAAGCGCCATTCAACGGTCCGCTTTATATCGAATATGGCTCTGAAAAAACAAGAGTAGCATTGAGAGAGCAGGAAGCAAAATTCATCAAAGTAGAAGTGTTGGGATAA
- a CDS encoding YdcF family protein, whose translation MKRVFIFIKSIFVILMVWFLAHSIYITIDGLNDKKTNADVAIVLGNKVNEDGTLSERLEARLDKSLELFNQKRVRTIIVSGGLGKEGFWEGKKMKEYLVENKIPTEKILVDNFGNDTEKTVENSIRMMDSLNFKSAISVSQYFHQTRTKKLFRKKGFENIESASPDYFELRDFYSIFREFVAYYKEAI comes from the coding sequence ATGAAGAGAGTTTTCATTTTTATTAAATCGATTTTTGTCATTCTGATGGTTTGGTTTTTGGCACATTCAATTTATATCACCATTGATGGATTGAATGATAAAAAAACAAACGCAGATGTTGCAATTGTTCTTGGAAATAAGGTGAATGAAGATGGAACTTTGTCCGAAAGATTGGAAGCTCGGCTTGATAAAAGCTTGGAACTATTCAATCAAAAAAGAGTTAGAACAATTATCGTCAGCGGTGGTTTGGGAAAAGAAGGCTTTTGGGAAGGAAAGAAAATGAAGGAATATTTAGTTGAAAATAAAATTCCAACCGAGAAAATATTAGTTGATAATTTCGGAAATGATACGGAGAAAACGGTTGAGAATTCGATTAGAATGATGGATAGTTTGAATTTCAAAAGTGCGATTTCGGTTTCTCAATATTTTCATCAGACCAGAACCAAGAAATTATTCAGAAAGAAAGGATTTGAGAATATTGAAAGTGCAAGTCCGGATTATTTTGAGTTGAGGGATTTCTACTCCATTTTTCGGGAGTTTGTGGCTTATTATAAAGAAGCGATTTAA
- a CDS encoding GLPGLI family protein, with amino-acid sequence MKSLKKLLILPILMFGTMVFAQTSSNRFFYELTFKPKKDSAKVEKVMTTLDITKEKSLYRDFTWVAQDSIMKVQVEAMQKSGVFQDMSKSMTMPKFAYKVEKVYPDMKVILEEGLQNGMTPMKLGYVDNTKFNWNITSEKVKIGTYNTQKATTEFGGRKWNAWFTSDLPFQDGPYKFNGLPGLIVKIEDDGGNYSWELKGNKKVDNFEELSYIEKISPGGTSKRVEVSRDKFESTIADFKKDPFATIRPMLKPEMMSQKIPGSDISIGEMVKKQEKMLKDFYDANDNPIELAVVKDKKKK; translated from the coding sequence ATGAAATCTCTCAAAAAATTACTTATTCTTCCAATTTTGATGTTTGGAACAATGGTATTTGCTCAAACATCCTCCAACCGATTCTTCTACGAATTGACTTTCAAACCGAAAAAAGATTCTGCAAAAGTTGAAAAAGTAATGACAACGCTTGACATCACAAAAGAAAAATCACTTTACAGAGATTTCACTTGGGTGGCTCAGGATTCTATTATGAAAGTTCAAGTAGAGGCGATGCAAAAATCTGGCGTTTTCCAGGATATGTCCAAATCTATGACAATGCCAAAATTCGCTTACAAAGTTGAAAAAGTCTATCCAGATATGAAAGTAATTTTGGAAGAAGGACTTCAAAACGGGATGACGCCAATGAAATTGGGTTATGTTGACAACACAAAATTCAATTGGAATATCACATCCGAAAAAGTGAAAATCGGAACTTACAATACTCAGAAAGCGACAACAGAATTCGGAGGCAGAAAATGGAACGCTTGGTTTACATCAGACTTGCCTTTTCAAGATGGACCATATAAATTCAATGGTTTACCTGGTTTGATTGTGAAAATTGAAGATGACGGCGGAAACTACTCTTGGGAACTGAAAGGAAATAAAAAAGTTGACAATTTTGAAGAGCTTTCTTACATCGAAAAAATCTCTCCTGGAGGAACTTCGAAACGTGTGGAAGTATCGAGAGACAAATTTGAAAGTACAATTGCAGATTTCAAGAAAGACCCTTTTGCTACAATCCGACCAATGTTGAAACCGGAAATGATGTCTCAAAAAATTCCTGGAAGCGATATTAGCATTGGCGAGATGGTGAAAAAACAGGAAAAAATGCTGAAGGATTTTTATGATGCCAACGACAATCCAATAGAACTTGCTGTCGTGAAAGACAAAAAGAAAAAATAA
- a CDS encoding MFS transporter codes for MVSFTPLRVLKNIEFRHLLTGRFFLIIAFRMLATLLGWWVYQLTKDPFSIGLIGLSEVIPAVSCALYAGHVIDMNEKKRLLLICNYAYVVLISLLLIPAFLGHKLHFTGHEITYFIYAVIFFTGICRSFLGPLVPSMIPRIVKQENLPYAVTLNQATFLIASVSGHALGGFLIALITIKWTLVVIVSCMVLSSLFFWTINKQFSENTKKDVKVFESMKEGLAYIYKTKEILGAQMLDMFAVLFGGAVAMIPVFASDILKVGSEGFGLLNAASDIGSMIIIITLSLVPLRKNQGKILLFVATGFGLCIIGFGLSKMYWLSFAFLVLSGMLDGISVVIRGTIVQLKTPEEIRGRVLSVNSIFIMSSNELGQFESGLTAKLMGVVRSVVFGGTMTVLTALFIGATSKKLRKMQY; via the coding sequence ATGGTTTCATTCACACCGCTTCGGGTTTTAAAAAATATAGAATTTCGTCATCTTCTCACAGGTAGATTTTTCCTAATCATCGCATTCCGGATGCTGGCGACTTTGCTCGGCTGGTGGGTTTATCAATTGACAAAAGACCCATTTTCCATTGGATTGATTGGACTTTCGGAGGTGATTCCTGCGGTTTCTTGCGCACTTTATGCTGGTCACGTTATCGATATGAATGAGAAAAAACGACTGCTTTTGATTTGCAATTATGCGTATGTGGTTCTCATCAGTTTGCTTTTGATTCCGGCTTTTCTTGGTCATAAATTACATTTTACAGGACACGAAATCACTTATTTTATTTATGCTGTCATTTTCTTTACGGGGATTTGTCGTTCGTTTTTGGGTCCGCTGGTTCCAAGTATGATTCCAAGAATTGTGAAGCAGGAAAATCTGCCTTACGCGGTGACGCTCAATCAGGCGACTTTTTTGATTGCATCGGTTTCTGGTCACGCTTTGGGAGGGTTTTTGATTGCTTTGATTACGATAAAATGGACTTTGGTGGTGATTGTGAGTTGTATGGTTTTGTCGTCGCTGTTTTTCTGGACGATTAACAAACAATTCTCTGAGAATACGAAAAAAGACGTGAAAGTTTTTGAAAGTATGAAGGAAGGTTTGGCTTACATTTATAAAACGAAGGAAATCTTGGGCGCGCAAATGTTGGATATGTTTGCGGTGCTTTTTGGTGGCGCAGTGGCGATGATTCCTGTTTTTGCGAGTGATATTCTGAAGGTTGGTTCCGAAGGTTTTGGACTGCTGAACGCGGCGTCGGATATTGGCTCGATGATTATTATCATTACGCTTTCTTTGGTTCCGCTTCGTAAAAATCAAGGTAAAATATTGCTTTTTGTGGCGACTGGTTTTGGGCTTTGTATCATTGGATTTGGATTGTCGAAAATGTATTGGTTGTCTTTTGCGTTTCTCGTTTTAAGCGGAATGTTGGACGGAATCAGCGTTGTGATTCGAGGAACGATTGTTCAGTTGAAAACGCCTGAGGAAATCCGTGGACGTGTTTTGAGCGTGAATTCGATTTTCATAATGTCAAGTAATGAGCTTGGACAATTTGAAAGTGGCTTGACGGCGAAACTGATGGGCGTTGTGCGTTCTGTGGTTTTCGGTGGGACGATGACGGTTTTGACAGCGTTGTTTATTGGCGCAACTTCTAAGAAGCTGAGGAAGATGCAGTATTAG
- the rplU gene encoding 50S ribosomal protein L21, which yields MFAIVEIAGLQYKVEQNQKLFVNRLKGDKGTKVSFDKVLLTVNGAITIGAPAVSGITVDVEILDHVQADKVIIFKKKRRKGYAKKNGHRQSLTQIIVTGITGFDSEKKEAKKAAPKKAAKAEVTETSESAE from the coding sequence ATGTTTGCAATTGTAGAAATAGCAGGGCTTCAATACAAAGTTGAGCAAAACCAAAAGTTGTTTGTGAACCGTTTGAAAGGAGACAAAGGGACGAAAGTTTCTTTTGATAAAGTTCTTCTTACTGTAAACGGCGCAATCACAATTGGTGCCCCGGCTGTAAGCGGTATTACCGTAGATGTAGAAATTCTTGACCACGTTCAAGCTGACAAAGTAATCATCTTCAAAAAGAAGAGAAGAAAAGGTTATGCTAAGAAAAACGGTCACAGACAATCTCTTACTCAAATCATCGTAACTGGTATCACTGGTTTTGATTCTGAGAAAAAAGAAGCTAAAAAAGCGGCGCCTAAGAAAGCGGCTAAAGCTGAAGTAACAGAAACCAGCGAATCTGCTGAATAA
- a CDS encoding FeoB-associated Cys-rich membrane protein, with the protein MENSIIIQYAIIGFLVLGALYFIFKKFAKTFSKKDSKNCGPDCGCS; encoded by the coding sequence ATGGAAAACTCAATCATCATACAGTACGCAATCATCGGATTTTTGGTTTTGGGAGCATTGTATTTCATTTTTAAGAAATTCGCCAAGACATTTTCCAAGAAAGACAGTAAAAACTGTGGTCCTGATTGTGGGTGTTCTTAA
- a CDS encoding YebC/PmpR family DNA-binding transcriptional regulator, whose amino-acid sequence MGRAFEYRKASKMARWDKMAKTFSKIGKDIALAVKAGGTDPEANPALRRCIQNAKGANMPKDNVERAIKKASGADAENYEEVTYEGYGQGGVAFFVECTTNNTTRTVANVRAIFNKFDGNLGKNGELAFIFDRKGIFTIEKAQIKTEWDDFEMEMIDGGAEEIDQDETEVLITTAFEDFGAMSHKLDDLKIEVKSAELQRIPNNTKEMTDDQFKANMKMLERFEEDDDVQNVFHNMEFTEAQLETL is encoded by the coding sequence AGATGGGACAAGATGGCCAAAACATTTTCCAAGATAGGAAAAGATATAGCCTTGGCAGTTAAAGCCGGCGGAACAGATCCAGAAGCCAATCCAGCACTTAGACGATGCATCCAGAATGCAAAAGGTGCCAATATGCCAAAGGACAATGTCGAGAGAGCAATCAAAAAGGCAAGTGGCGCAGATGCCGAAAACTACGAAGAAGTAACATATGAAGGTTACGGACAAGGCGGCGTGGCATTCTTTGTAGAATGTACGACGAACAACACAACAAGAACCGTTGCCAACGTAAGAGCAATTTTCAACAAATTTGACGGCAATCTTGGGAAGAATGGAGAATTAGCTTTCATCTTCGATAGAAAAGGAATTTTCACTATCGAGAAGGCGCAGATCAAAACCGAATGGGATGATTTCGAAATGGAAATGATCGATGGTGGTGCAGAGGAGATCGACCAGGACGAAACAGAAGTTTTGATCACAACAGCATTCGAAGATTTCGGAGCAATGTCTCACAAGCTTGACGACTTAAAAATCGAAGTAAAAAGTGCAGAACTACAAAGAATCCCGAACAACACAAAAGAGATGACGGATGACCAGTTCAAAGCCAATATGAAGATGCTAGAACGTTTCGAAGAAGACGATGACGTTCAGAACGTTTTCCACAATATGGAATTCACAGAAGCGCAATTAGAAACGCTTTAA
- a CDS encoding GH3 auxin-responsive promoter family protein gives MLDFIKKNIALIWAKKHIAKTKDFKTNAVKNQEELLLSLVKTAEKTLFGREHQFETIKTIEDFRNNVPIADYEDLKPYIEKVKKGQSKILWPDLPEYFAKTSGTTSGAKYIPISKEAMPYQIGGAQSALFHYIAKKNNADFVGGKMIFLQGSPELQEINGIKNGRLSGIVAHHIPNYLQKNRLPSWETNCIEDWETKIDKIVEETEKENMTLISGIPPWLIMYFEKLIDRHGKKITEIFPNLQLIITGGVNYEPYRDKMNELLGKPVDIVQTFPASEGFFAFQDDYTKEGLLLLTNHGIFYEFVPLEEFGKPNAKRLTLKDVELNKDYALILTTNSGLWAYSIGDVVRFIDKNPYRILVSGRTKHFTSAFGEHVIAFEVEEALKSTVEKFPAQITEFHLAPQVNPAEGLPYHEWFIEFEKEPENFEAFKSELDLQLRKRNTYYDDLISGSILQPLVITKLKKNAFQDYAKSEGKLGGQNKIPRLANDRKIALYLEKLILQ, from the coding sequence ATGTTGGATTTTATCAAGAAAAATATCGCGCTCATCTGGGCCAAAAAACATATCGCCAAAACAAAAGATTTCAAAACCAATGCGGTCAAAAATCAGGAAGAACTCCTGCTTTCACTTGTCAAAACAGCGGAGAAAACCTTGTTCGGAAGAGAACATCAATTCGAAACGATAAAGACTATTGAAGATTTCCGAAATAACGTTCCGATTGCAGATTACGAAGATTTGAAACCTTACATCGAGAAAGTCAAAAAGGGACAATCCAAAATCCTTTGGCCAGATTTGCCAGAATATTTTGCGAAAACCTCAGGAACAACTTCCGGCGCCAAATATATTCCGATTTCAAAAGAAGCTATGCCTTATCAAATTGGCGGTGCTCAAAGTGCGCTTTTCCATTACATTGCCAAGAAAAACAATGCAGATTTCGTTGGTGGAAAAATGATTTTCCTGCAAGGTTCACCAGAATTGCAAGAAATCAACGGTATCAAAAACGGAAGACTGTCTGGAATCGTGGCGCATCACATTCCGAATTATCTTCAGAAAAACAGATTGCCAAGCTGGGAAACCAACTGCATCGAGGATTGGGAAACCAAAATCGATAAAATTGTAGAAGAAACCGAGAAAGAAAATATGACCTTGATTTCTGGGATTCCGCCCTGGTTGATAATGTACTTCGAAAAACTGATTGACCGACACGGCAAAAAAATCACAGAGATTTTCCCAAATCTTCAATTAATCATCACTGGTGGCGTGAATTACGAACCTTACCGCGATAAGATGAACGAATTGCTGGGAAAACCTGTCGATATTGTTCAGACTTTTCCAGCGTCGGAAGGTTTCTTCGCGTTCCAAGATGACTATACTAAAGAAGGCTTGTTGCTGTTGACGAATCACGGGATTTTTTATGAGTTTGTTCCTTTGGAAGAATTCGGAAAACCGAATGCCAAAAGATTGACGTTGAAAGATGTGGAACTCAATAAAGATTACGCCTTGATTTTGACGACCAATTCTGGACTTTGGGCATATTCCATTGGCGATGTGGTGAGATTCATTGATAAAAATCCTTACCGAATTTTGGTTTCTGGACGAACGAAACATTTCACTTCCGCTTTTGGTGAACACGTGATTGCGTTTGAAGTGGAGGAGGCGTTGAAATCTACCGTTGAAAAATTCCCAGCACAAATCACAGAATTCCACCTTGCACCACAAGTGAATCCTGCCGAAGGTTTGCCTTACCACGAATGGTTTATCGAGTTTGAAAAAGAGCCGGAAAATTTTGAAGCGTTCAAATCTGAATTGGATTTGCAACTCAGAAAACGAAATACGTATTATGATGATTTGATTTCCGGAAGTATTCTGCAACCTTTGGTCATCACAAAATTGAAGAAAAATGCCTTCCAGGATTATGCCAAATCGGAAGGGAAATTGGGCGGACAAAACAAGATTCCAAGGCTTGCAAATGATAGAAAAATTGCTTTATATTTGGAAAAACTAATTTTACAATGA
- a CDS encoding DUF4421 family protein, with protein sequence MKQSFTFILLTFCIFTSAQNDSINSSVISYDDKIMLRLNIDTNTNELVISSRDLLVEPRLALNNQINTTFGIDYKFISASISFAPKFIPGNNNDLKGKSSFTSYNFRFFPKNFIQTLSYKNSKGYYLKNTQDYVEDWRKNKDPYLTFPNLRFQSFGGSTSYIINKDFSLQGIYYQKEWQTTSTGSFVPAFNYEYVIFSDIQDGIKSRERRLDLSLDLGYYYNYLITKNINIAPFIYGGLGKRWSNYKNDVSLSERDKDNYFTQNFGAGLHLGYNSEKFFFGSKFNYSGNHYKDNDSNVTENDFYVLFFIGYRLNAPAKVKKIYDKIQDKIPAL encoded by the coding sequence TTGAAACAATCTTTCACTTTTATCCTGCTCACTTTCTGCATTTTCACATCTGCACAAAACGACAGTATCAATAGTAGCGTGATTTCCTACGACGACAAGATTATGCTTCGATTGAATATCGATACGAATACGAACGAACTCGTCATTTCTTCCCGAGACCTTCTCGTAGAACCCAGATTGGCACTCAATAATCAGATTAATACAACTTTTGGGATTGATTACAAATTCATCAGTGCGAGTATTTCTTTTGCCCCAAAATTTATTCCCGGTAACAACAATGATTTGAAGGGAAAAAGCAGTTTTACGAGTTACAATTTTAGATTTTTCCCGAAAAATTTCATTCAGACGCTTTCCTATAAAAACAGCAAAGGTTACTATCTGAAAAACACCCAAGACTATGTTGAAGATTGGAGAAAAAACAAAGACCCGTATTTGACTTTTCCAAATTTGAGGTTTCAAAGTTTCGGTGGTTCCACGTCTTATATCATTAACAAAGATTTTTCGCTCCAGGGAATTTATTACCAAAAAGAATGGCAAACGACTAGTACTGGCAGTTTTGTCCCGGCTTTTAATTATGAATACGTGATATTTTCCGACATTCAGGATGGGATAAAATCCCGTGAGAGACGCTTAGATTTGAGTCTCGACCTTGGTTATTATTACAATTATCTCATTACCAAAAATATCAACATTGCGCCTTTTATCTACGGTGGATTAGGAAAAAGATGGAGCAATTATAAAAATGATGTGAGCCTGAGCGAAAGAGACAAGGACAATTATTTCACGCAAAACTTTGGTGCGGGACTGCATTTGGGTTACAATTCTGAGAAGTTTTTTTTCGGTTCTAAGTTCAATTATTCCGGAAATCATTACAAAGACAACGACTCAAATGTGACCGAAAATGATTTTTACGTTCTCTTTTTCATTGGTTATCGACTAAATGCGCCGGCAAAAGTGAAGAAGATCTATGATAAAATTCAAGACAAAATTCCTGCGTTGTAA
- the feoB gene encoding ferrous iron transport protein B: MQNQKNKKQILLVGNPNVGKSTLFNGLCNRKQKTGNYAGVTVASLSGNYTYKNEEVEITDLPGSYSIYPTSEDEAIFSRYLIQEQENYAGVLYIADAINMKRSLLLFQQIQDLGIPILMVVNQIDEAEKRGIKINTDALSKKLNVDILRTNAKEHLGIEEVREAIFNNQFKKSSQSTFEIPIEQRGLVHKIAENTKDHNLYKIWTLLAADTYLGKIERINEIISQEDAKCNVPKRLQIQETVRRYQNIDKIISETTEKTPQKKQLLTEKLDRILVHPVWGYLVFLLILLIIFQSVFFLAEYPMNWIEGAFSWLSDFSGENLPEGPINSLLSNGIVPGIGGIVIFAPQIGILLYFLYLLEDSGYMARVIFLMDRFLRPFGLNGKSIVPLVSGTACAIPAIMSTRNIENIKERLITILVTPFMTCSARLPVYSIIIGLIIPDENFYGIKYRALALLAMYLLGFGMSLFSSLILKNLIKTKVKSFLVMDLPTYKMPLFGYDFKLVLGKVWEFITGAGKVIFAVSIILWTLSYFGPAEKTNQTIASDVKLEQSYLGKIGRSMEPAIAPLGYDWKMGISILTSFAAREVFVGTLSTLYSLDEEAPEGRLIEKMRLDVHPNGEKVFSFATGVSILLFYAFAMQCISTIAVVYKETRSLKWTMLQTFAMTILAYFSALVAYQILK; the protein is encoded by the coding sequence ATGCAGAATCAGAAAAACAAGAAACAAATTCTATTGGTTGGAAATCCGAATGTCGGGAAATCCACGCTTTTCAATGGTCTTTGCAACAGAAAACAAAAAACCGGAAACTACGCTGGCGTTACCGTTGCTAGCCTTTCCGGAAACTATACTTACAAAAACGAAGAGGTCGAAATCACCGACCTTCCCGGCTCTTACAGCATCTACCCGACTTCCGAGGATGAGGCGATATTTTCCAGATATTTGATTCAGGAGCAGGAGAACTATGCTGGCGTTTTGTACATCGCGGATGCGATTAATATGAAGCGAAGTTTGCTTTTGTTTCAGCAGATTCAGGATTTGGGAATTCCGATTTTGATGGTCGTGAATCAAATTGATGAAGCGGAAAAACGTGGCATAAAAATCAATACTGATGCGCTTTCCAAGAAACTGAATGTTGATATTCTAAGAACAAATGCGAAGGAACATTTGGGAATCGAGGAAGTTCGTGAAGCTATTTTTAATAATCAATTCAAAAAATCTTCCCAAAGTACTTTTGAAATTCCGATTGAACAAAGAGGTTTGGTTCACAAAATTGCTGAAAATACAAAAGACCACAATCTTTACAAAATCTGGACACTTCTCGCGGCCGACACTTATCTCGGAAAGATTGAAAGAATCAACGAAATCATCAGCCAAGAAGATGCAAAATGCAATGTTCCGAAACGACTTCAGATTCAGGAAACGGTTCGCCGTTATCAGAATATCGACAAAATAATCTCTGAAACTACAGAAAAAACGCCTCAAAAAAAGCAATTGCTGACGGAGAAACTCGACCGGATTTTGGTTCATCCAGTTTGGGGTTATTTGGTTTTTCTTTTGATTTTGTTAATCATCTTTCAAAGTGTTTTCTTTCTGGCAGAATATCCGATGAATTGGATTGAAGGTGCGTTCAGTTGGCTTTCCGATTTTTCCGGAGAGAATCTTCCTGAAGGTCCAATTAATTCATTGCTTTCAAACGGAATTGTGCCAGGAATCGGAGGCATCGTGATTTTCGCGCCACAGATTGGGATTTTGCTTTATTTCCTTTATCTATTGGAAGATTCTGGTTATATGGCAAGAGTTATCTTTCTAATGGACAGATTCTTAAGACCTTTTGGACTTAATGGAAAAAGTATTGTCCCATTGGTTTCCGGAACAGCTTGCGCGATTCCAGCGATTATGTCCACGAGAAACATCGAAAACATCAAAGAAAGATTGATTACCATTCTCGTAACGCCTTTTATGACGTGTTCTGCGAGGTTACCAGTTTACAGCATCATCATCGGATTGATTATTCCAGACGAGAATTTTTATGGCATAAAGTACAGAGCTTTGGCACTTTTGGCAATGTATCTTCTAGGTTTCGGAATGTCATTATTTTCTTCATTGATTCTTAAAAATTTAATCAAAACCAAAGTCAAAAGTTTCCTGGTAATGGATTTGCCGACCTACAAAATGCCTTTGTTTGGCTATGATTTCAAATTGGTTTTAGGAAAGGTTTGGGAATTCATCACAGGTGCGGGGAAAGTGATTTTTGCAGTGAGCATTATCTTATGGACTCTGAGTTATTTTGGTCCAGCAGAAAAAACAAATCAAACGATTGCTTCTGATGTGAAGTTGGAACAATCTTATCTGGGAAAAATCGGTCGTTCTATGGAACCAGCGATTGCACCTTTGGGTTACGATTGGAAAATGGGCATCTCAATTTTGACAAGCTTCGCGGCGCGGGAAGTTTTCGTGGGAACTTTGTCAACGCTTTACAGTTTGGACGAGGAAGCGCCGGAAGGCCGATTGATTGAGAAAATGAGATTGGACGTTCATCCAAATGGTGAAAAGGTTTTCAGCTTTGCAACAGGCGTTTCGATTTTGCTTTTCTATGCTTTTGCGATGCAATGTATTTCCACAATAGCCGTTGTTTACAAAGAAACCAGAAGTTTGAAATGGACTATGTTGCAGACTTTTGCAATGACCATTTTGGCATACTTTTCGGCACTTGTTGCTTATCAGATTCTGAAATGA